In Macrobrachium nipponense isolate FS-2020 chromosome 30, ASM1510439v2, whole genome shotgun sequence, a genomic segment contains:
- the LOC135202200 gene encoding uncharacterized protein LOC135202200 yields MGRGRECQAPRQICTGGKERKGRPPQQKRSGPSDGVDSSSRCLPEPVETVGQAPSRPLRHLKEHKTRPVLLSNIRSKGNRSGCPSAGLEGSGHVCFSSLQDPGRDSKEVHRVRFGKNDSDRSVLACPRLVHRGTGMVGGPSKIPSTKEGFTQTTPLRQVSQKPPRSQSDWLQTVQSLVRVKGFSSKAAKAIARARRSSTLRVYQLKWDVFCCWCRNKKVSSSSTSVTQIADFILFLREECGLAVSTIKGYRSMLAAVFRHRGLNISENKDLHDLIRSFETTKKGSLRTPSWNLDVVLQFFSSSRFEPPHSASFRDLTKKSLFLMALASAKRMSELQAIEGKVGFKDQSVVCSFLPSFFTKNENPSNPWPRSFEVQSLSALVGEESERALCPVRSLQYYLRRKEQLKGNTDVLWCSVRDPSRPLSKNVVAFFLRSLVKEAHVDCDEDQFKLLKVMAHEVRAIATSLAFSKNMSVQNLMKATFWRCHSVFASHYLRDIRITYDKCFALGPYVSADLVLGQVAEMYPC; encoded by the coding sequence ATGGGCCGAGGTAGGGAGTGTCAGGCTCCTCGCCAGATTTGTACAGGGGGAAAGGAACGTAAGGGCAGACCTCCTCAGCagaaaagatcaggtccttccgacggagtggactcttcatcaagatgtttgccagagcctgtggaaactgtggggcaggccccatctagacctcttcgccacctcAAGGAACACAAGACTAGACCTGTATTGCTCTCCAATATCAGATCCAAGGGCAATAGGAGTGGATGCCCTTCTGCTGGATTGGAAGGTTCTggacatgtatgcttttcctcccttcaagatcctgggagagactctaaagaagTTCACCGCGTCAGGTTCGGcaagaatgactctgatcgctccgttCTGGCCtgcccaagactggttcacagaggtactggaatggttggtggaccttccaagatccctTCCACCAAGGaaggatttactcagacaaccccacttcgacaggtatcacaaaaacctccccgctctcagtctgactggcttcagactgtccaaagtctcgTCAGAGTGAAGGGATTTTCGTCTAAGGCTGCAAAAGCTATTGCAAGAGCAAGGAGATCTTCCACCTTGCGAGTATACCAGTTGAagtgggatgtcttttgttgttgGTGTAGGAATAAgaaagtttcctcttccagtacctctgtgacccaaattgccgacttcaTCCTTTTCCTCAGGGAAGAATGTGGACTAGCAGTCTCGACTATAaaaggataccgcagtatgcTAGCTGCAGTGTTCAGGCACAGAGGCCTGAACATTTCCGAGaacaaagaccttcatgatctgatcaggtctttcgagacaaCGAAGAAAGGGTCCTTGAGAACACCCAgttggaatctcgacgtggttcttcaATTTTTTAGTTCTTCTAGGTTTGAACCTCCTCATTCAGCTTCCTTTAGGGACCTTACCAAGAAGTCCCTTTTTCTAATGGCTTTGGCATCCGCCAAGAGGATGAGTGAACTGCAAGCCATAGAAGGAAAGGTGGGCTTCAAAGATCAGTCCGTGGTTTGTTCTTTCCTTCCCTCATTCTTcactaagaatgagaatccttcgaatccatggcccagaagttttgaggttcAAAGTTTATCTGCTCTCGTAGGGGAAGAGTCAGAGAGggctctttgccctgtaagaagCCTTCAGTATTACCTCagaaggaaggaacaacttaagggcAATACGGACGTCCTCTGGTGTTCTGtgagggaccccagtaggcccttgtcTAAGAATGTtgtggcattcttcttgagaagcTTAGTCAAGGAAGCCCACGTAGACTGTGACGAGGACCAGTTCAAGCTCCTTAAGGTTATGGcccatgaagtgagggccattGCCACTTCTCTAGCCTTCAGCAAGAACATGTCAGtgcaaaaccttatgaaggcgacattttggagatgtcaCTCGGTCTTCGCAAGCCACTACTTGAGAGACATAAGGATCACGTATGATAAGTGCTTCGCCTTAGGAccctacgtatctgcggatttgGTGCTGGGGCAGGTAGCTGAGATGTATCCTTGTTAG